In Bacillus sp. NP247, one DNA window encodes the following:
- a CDS encoding CBS domain-containing protein, protein MTQVRELMSTHIVHCTPLDNVYEAAVKMKEESVGLIPVIENKQVVGLVTDRDLVVRGIAEKHPGSNQITNVMTTNIVSVSPDDSIEKATELMAQYQIRRLPVVESGQLVGMLALGDLAIRESADDQAGFALSEISEHTE, encoded by the coding sequence ATGACACAAGTTAGAGAACTTATGAGTACTCATATCGTACATTGTACACCATTAGACAATGTATATGAGGCAGCTGTAAAAATGAAGGAAGAATCGGTTGGATTGATTCCTGTTATTGAAAATAAACAAGTTGTTGGGCTTGTTACTGATCGAGACTTAGTTGTTCGTGGGATTGCTGAAAAACATCCTGGATCTAATCAAATTACAAATGTAATGACAACAAACATTGTTTCAGTTTCTCCAGATGATTCTATTGAAAAAGCTACAGAATTAATGGCACAATATCAAATTAGACGGTTACCGGTAGTTGAGAGCGGTCAACTTGTTGGGATGCTAGCACTAGGGGATTTAGCTATAAGAGAATCAGCAGATGATCAAGCAGGCTTTGCTTTAAGTGAAATCTCGGAGCATACGGAATAA
- a CDS encoding DUF3965 domain-containing protein yields MRDVQGDPNWNLVTDTYIEPNNFAELFSLLVPCHPKGEGKERTILVWKEKEFYKEENLASFIVYGMNRVKNLPQFHKDEIPTLVRILRLCQEIGWYEEANAFMVTQGLDEFVQTSLEYETWDLLTKAVALNYLIIKYRIGELTAEDVEIWNRVKFNEKCITDCKHLLSHKEVLEFTFFYMCKRAKTLSKEQLNSDMMSLAMYCNTFVYDLYTHDLLRKYRKCTDFLSYYGPSQAVLACQRAVLSQISDRLDPLKTTHVDDYLYVMKEMMEHMTIGVMDRYGHFIGKLLSYVPFFEMIQVPQHAYYCEELLYICKGIEYKEEILRNYIFIQLHDCLPSFFKLFLKNKRYATIHDILFYWCDDEQRMSLEKKYNLSFIYEKYACG; encoded by the coding sequence ATGAGGGATGTACAGGGCGATCCAAATTGGAATTTGGTTACAGATACATATATAGAACCAAATAATTTCGCTGAGTTATTTTCTTTACTTGTACCTTGTCATCCAAAAGGTGAAGGGAAAGAGCGAACTATATTAGTATGGAAAGAAAAAGAATTTTATAAAGAAGAAAATTTAGCGTCATTTATCGTATATGGCATGAATAGAGTAAAGAATTTACCGCAGTTTCATAAAGATGAAATTCCAACTCTAGTACGTATTCTTCGTCTATGTCAAGAGATTGGTTGGTATGAAGAGGCAAATGCTTTTATGGTAACCCAAGGGCTAGATGAATTTGTCCAAACTTCATTGGAGTATGAAACATGGGATCTTTTGACGAAAGCAGTTGCTTTAAACTATTTAATTATTAAATATCGTATTGGTGAATTAACAGCTGAGGATGTAGAAATTTGGAATCGAGTTAAATTTAACGAGAAATGTATAACAGATTGTAAACACCTATTATCTCATAAAGAAGTGTTGGAATTTACATTCTTTTATATGTGTAAGCGAGCAAAAACACTATCAAAAGAACAATTAAATAGTGATATGATGAGTCTAGCAATGTATTGTAATACTTTTGTGTATGATTTATATACACATGACTTATTACGAAAGTATCGTAAGTGTACAGATTTCCTATCATATTATGGACCTAGTCAAGCAGTTTTAGCTTGTCAAAGAGCTGTACTTTCTCAAATTTCCGATCGATTAGACCCTTTAAAGACAACTCATGTAGATGATTATTTATATGTGATGAAAGAAATGATGGAGCATATGACGATAGGGGTAATGGATCGGTATGGTCATTTTATTGGAAAGTTACTATCATATGTACCATTTTTCGAAATGATCCAAGTTCCACAGCATGCATATTATTGTGAAGAATTACTGTATATTTGTAAGGGAATTGAATACAAAGAAGAAATACTACGCAATTATATATTTATACAATTACATGATTGTTTACCATCATTCTTTAAACTATTTCTTAAAAATAAGCGTTATGCAACGATTCATGATATTCTTTTCTATTGGTGCGACGATGAACAAAGAATGAGCTTAGAGAAAAAATATAATCTTAGTTTCATTTATGAAAAATATGCTTGTGGATAA